The following are encoded in a window of Hippoglossus hippoglossus isolate fHipHip1 chromosome 23, fHipHip1.pri, whole genome shotgun sequence genomic DNA:
- the chrm2a gene encoding muscarinic acetylcholine receptor M2a, which yields MDVFNFTYWNASEGNDTEVVEESESAYKTVEVVFIVLVAGSLSLVTVIGNILVMLSIKVNRNLQTVNNYFLFSLACADLIIGLCSMNLYTVYIVIGYWPLGPVVCDLWLALDYVVSNASVMNLLIISFDRYFCVTKPLSYPVKRTTKMAGMMIAGAWVLSFILWAPAILFWQFIVGGRTVPERECYIQFFSNAAVTFGTAIAAFYLPVIIMIQLYWQISRASKSRVKKDNRKPSGATTEPLSPGQRRNNTPKPNNNNVPVEVAERSQTHNSDAGAHEHDGKLQNGKGPSSNAEGETEGDEGARENCAPGEEKESSNDSTSGSAAASNQREEEVVPSTANSSLETSQPPPRQRAKAGVSKLTCIKIKTKSPKSDCYTPSNATVEIVPASERQNHVARKIVKMTKQPPKKKKAPPSREKKVTRTIMAILVAFVATWTPYNVMVLINTFCSSCIPNTMWTIGYWLCYINSTINPACYALCNATFKKTFKHLLLCQYKNIRSAR from the coding sequence ATGGATGTATTCAATTTCACCTACTGGAATGCCTCCGAAGGCAATGACACAGAAGTCGtggaagagagcgagagcgcCTACAAGACTGTGGAGGTGGTGTTCATCGTGCTGGTGGCCGGCTCCCTCAGCTTGGTCACAGTCATTGGAAATATCCTGGTCATGCTTTCCATCAAAGTTAACCGGAACTTACAGACCGTCAACAACTACTTTTTGTTCAGTCTCGCATGCGCTGACCTAATTATCGGACTGTGCTCCATGAACTTGTACACAGTCTACATAGTGATAGGCTACTGGCCCCTGGGGCCCGTGGTGTGCGATCTGTGGTTGGCCTTGGACTATGTTGTCAGCAACGCGTCTGTCATGAATCTCCTCATCATAAGCTTTGACAGATATTTCTGTGTCACCAAGCCCCTCAGCTACCCGGTCAAAAGGACCACCAAGATGGCAGGGATGATGATCGCTGGAGCCTGGGTCCTGTCCTTCATCCTCTGGGCGCCCGCCATTCTCTTCTGGCAGTTCATCGTTGGTGGGAGGACGGTTCCGGAGAGAGAGTGCTACATCCAGTTCTTCTCGAACGCCGCCGTCACATTCGGGACCGCCATTGCCGCCTTTTACCTGCCGGTCATCATCATGATTCAGCTCTACTGGCAGATCTCCAGGGCAAGCAAGAGTCGTGTGAAGAAGGATAACCGCAAGCCGTCAGGAGCCACCACCGAACCCCTGTCACCTGGCCAGAGGAGGAACAACACGCCaaaacccaacaacaacaacgtacCAGTGGAGGTGGCGGAGCGTTCCCAGACCCACAATTCTGATGCTGGGGCCCACGAGCATGATGGGAAACTGCAAAATGGTAAAGGACCCTCCTCAAATGCCGAGGGAGAAACCGAAGGTGATGAAGGGGCAAGAGAGAATTGTGCTcctggagaggagaaggagagctCCAACGACTCCACATCCGGGAGTGCGGCCGCGTCCaatcagagggaggaggaggtggtacCGTCCACAGCCAACTCCAGCCTCGAGACGAGCCAACCACCCCCACGTCAGCGAGCCAAGGCGGGGGTGTCCAAGCTGACCTGCATCAAGATCAAGACCAAATCACCCAAGAGTGACTGCTACACGCCGTCCAACGCCACCGTCGAGATCGTGCCGGCCTCCGAGCGGCAGAATCACGTGGCGCGAAAGATCGTAAAGATGACGAAGCAGCCtcccaagaagaagaaggcgcCGCCGTCACGGGAGAAAAAAGTGACCCGCACCATCATGGCCATCCTGGTCGCTTTCGTAGCCACCTGGACTCCTTACAATGTGATGGTGCTCATCAACAccttctgctccagctgcaTCCCCAACACAATGTGGACTATCGGTTACTGGCTGTGCTACATCAACAGCACCATCAACCCGGCCTGCTACGCTCTGTGCAACGCCACGTTCAAAAAGACATTCAAACACCTTCTCCTCTGCCAATACAAGAATATTAGGTCAGCCAGATAA